From Daucus carota subsp. sativus chromosome 6, DH1 v3.0, whole genome shotgun sequence:
CTGAAAATTAATATAGTTAAATTAAGATTAAGAATACATGAAtgatttattatcattttatacTACTGAGGCTTTTTGGCTTCATTTAAAATCGCAGACTGAaacttatttttcaatttttagttaaaaaatatttgtttataaaataaattaaaaaacgatttaaaatttacttaaaagaaaaaataaatattccaacaaattaatttatatttgtgattttacaaaattaaatatcatcATTCAAATGGATaaactatcaaatttatttttgttatatttgacAAATAAATTATTCGTAATACAAAAAATTCAGACAGACaaattattatatctttatttagaTTGTGTGAAAATACCATCTTGGAATATTGGATAATTGGAAATTAGTTAGAATAATTGATTAGAGCATCacttaaatatatcaaaatataataacaatagttaatttattaaacTCATCATATTGgtcttcaaaaatatatatataagaattatatattggtcttgaaaaatatttgatttttaaaaatcaaataggTGGAACCCATTATAATGCTTACAATGTCTAATCAGGTGATTGATAAGTTACATGGGCTATTTTCAGAAGCTCCCCACTATGTTCCAGTGTCACCACAGGGCTTGCATAGTTGCATGAGTTTATGAATGCACTCTGAGTctttatatgtaaaaaaaaaaaaaaaaaaatagtgcagAGAAATCATGGTGAACATGGAATCAAACACTCATGTTTCACCTCATAAAAGCCCCTTGCTCCTTGTCTTAAACTGCATACTCCTCTCTGTGGGCAGCTGTGGGTGCCCACTGCTCATGCGCCTCTACTTCATCCACGGTGGCAAAAGAATCTGGCTCTCTACTTGCCTCTTAACTGCTGGCTGGCCGATCATCCTCGCTGTCATAGTTTTCACTTTCTACCATCGTCGCGCCACCACGGGGAACTCCACGGCTAAGATGTTTAACATTAGGCCACGGTTGATCGTCGCCTCGGCTGTCGTTGGTGTTTTGATCGGGCTGGATAACTATCTGTATTCGTATGGTGTGGCGAAACTGCCTGTGTCCACTGCAGCACTTGTGGTTGCTTCGCAGCTTGCTTTTACTGCAGGTTTACATTTAGATTGCGTTTGTGAATatgtgttttatttaaattttggattttaaatgacatgatttgagtTGTAATTTCAAATTATCAGTTTTATACGGGTATTTGAATGTCttagatttcaaatgaaattcaaatcaaCTTCTTTTTTATCCAAGCATGTCATTTGATTATATTCAGGATTTCAAAAGAAATttatagtatttttattttgctGTTCTAATTCATCAGTATTGTTTGACTATTTGACGTGTTATTTGATCTTTTGTCAAATAGTCAAACAAGACGGACAGACAGTTAAATTGGGACGGAACAAGTAAGAGTGCTTGACACTGGTCTATgaccaggggcggatctaggaagaggcgggggacacgtgcccccctaaaattattttttactttttttcaccattctaaattttacaaaattatagaagtgcccccccaaaatttgaaaatatataggtttttttcgaaaatttgcttggtgcccccCTAAGATTTTGGGTCTAGATCCGCCCATGTCTATGACTGATGATTTTGATTGCAGGTTTTGCGTATTTACTTGTGAAGCAAAAATTCAGTTCGTTTTCGATCAATGCTGTTGTGTTGCTGACTATTGGTTCCGGAGTACTAGCCCTGCATACGAACAGCGATAGGCCAGAAGGAGAGTCGAAAAGAGAGTATGTTCTGGGGTTTGTTATGACGCTTGGAGCAGCCGCCTTGTGGGGATTTATATTGCCATTGATCGAGTTGATGTATCAGAAGGCGAAGCAGGTTATTGATTATCCGCTGGTGATGGAAATTCAACTGGTTATGTGTTTTTTCGCCACTCTGGTTGGCATTGTCGGGATGCTCATCAACAATGATTTCAAGGTATGATCATCGTTTAGCCCTCAACTTAGTCCCCTAGAAAAGGCTCGAATTTTAGTTTGCGAACAAGATAGAATAATTTGTTCAGTGATTAACAGATAATGAGTTTGTTTGTTGTCTATACTTTAAGCCATGGGCTTATAGCTTTTTCTGACCTAAAGTGAGAAATAAGTTGGAAACTGACTTAAAACCAGATGTAAGTTTGATGTATATTTGagtgatttaattttttataaattattttttaataaaagtaactcataaatcataagttacccaaaatcatttttatttttattattaaatttttaataaccaataagttattaataagtcaaattGACCTAAACACACATTTTACGCTCTCAATCATGTCAAGTCATATGTCATAATTTTAAACTCAGCGAAAGGAGCTCAATACTGATATTGAATTATTGATGATTTAATCTAAACATTGCAGGCAATACCCAGAGAAGCAAGAAACTTTGATTTAGGGGAAGCAAATTACTACATAATATTAGTCTGCATTGTAATTTCGTCGCAGTTTTTCAATTTAGGAGCAGGAGGAGTGATATTTTGTTCCTCATCTTTGTTATCTGGCATCGTCGTAGCAGTTCTGCTACCCGTTACTGAAGTTTTAGCTGTTCtgtttttcggagaaaaatttCAAGCGGAGAAAGGAGTTGCTCTTGTTCTCTCTCTCTGGGGATTTGTTTCTTACTTCTACGGTGAAATAAAACACAGCAAGAAATCAGAGAAGAATAGCCCAGCTGAAACGGAACTGCCAATAAACCAGACTTCTGTGAAATAAGTACATACTTAACTAGCATGTATAATCTTGTCTTTTTGTATTCGTGTGATATTTGGAAACATCTCTTCTAACAACATTATGCAGATATGTACTTGacgaaaacaattttaaaaagaggATGTTACAATTTAGCTATGTGTTCTTCTCTACGCGCCTGATTTCTTCTgaagtaatttaattttattagattCTGCGATGGCACCTTATGTCGTAAAGAGAAGCATTGCAGGGGGAAGAGGAAGTGTCTCGGCCCTAAGCACTGAGAAACATAGCGGGGGCAGAGGAAGTGTTTTGGCCCTAGACTCGtgcactatttttttttctaatcgGACTGAATAAGGAAGGAGTCCGCCTAATCTCATGATCTGAAGTCTTATAACATACACAGTATAGAACAAGATATGAAATTCTagaaaaattttattgaaaagcCAAGGTGAATATGAAACAAAAAGCCTAAAACACAGAGTCTGGACTAACAATATTTCTACGTTTAGTACGCTTGGAACACTAATAATATAGTCTGGACTGCCGGACACTCCTAAAAACCGTTATCAACAACAGAAAATCACGATTTGTTTAACTGCACTTGTAGTAAAATATGCACTAGATACAAAATTCCACTCCTAAGAATGTCAACAACAGTATAAAAATGACTTGATTGCATAACTTAAAAAAGAAAGATAAATATGTTTAACAAAAAACAACTCTTAACTCAATATCAAGTAGTCATCATtcttagttaaaaaataaactaaaaatgtTTGAATTTTGCTGTTAAACTAGTAGTTAGCACGTCTGATTCTGATCATTAGTCTTTAATTACCAGACTAAATTGCAATATTAAGATCATCACAGTAGTTTTGGGATTTCATTATGGTGGACATGGAATCAGATTCTCAAGTTTCACCTCTCCAAAGGCCCTCTGCAAAAAAGGCTCTCCTGATATTGAGTTTCGTAGGACTCTTCATAGGGAACTGCGGTTTGCCACTGATCACGCGCCTCTATTTCATCCATGGTGGCAACAGAGTGTGGCTATCAAGTTGTCTCTTGAGTGCCGGCTGGCCATTTATTCTTGTTATTATGATCGCGGCCTTTTACCATCATCGTGTCATCAGGGGGGACTCCAGTGCCAAGCTGTTTAACATGAAACCACGGCTGGTCCTCTTCTCGGCTGTCCTTGGTGCTCTCACTGGTGTTGGTAACTACCTCTATGCATATGGCATATCGAAACTGCCCGTGTCTACATCAGTACTAGTGATTGCATCACAACTTGCATTCACTGCAGGTATGCTTTCTCTTAAGATTAGTGGCCGAACCAGGACTAGAAAACAGTTGTGGCTAATTTTAGataatactaattttttttcatatcagCTCGggctaaaaatgatttttcactAATTTTTAGCTAAAAGTTAGGAACTGaaaaaaattctattaaatCATGGAATTTAACACTAGCCTAATATTGAATCCTATGATTGCAGGTTTTGCATATCTACTTGTCAAGCAAAAATTCAGTCCATTTTCAGTCAATGCTATCGTTTTGCTGACTATAGGATCCAGTGTTCTAGCACTGCATACGAACAGCGACAGGCCAGAAGGAGAGTCGAATAAAGAGTACGTTCTGGGGTTCGTTATGACGCTTGCAGCATCGGCCGTGTGGGGATTCATATTGCCATTGACTGAGTACACATATCAGAAGGCAAAGCAAATCATCGATTTTCCATTGGTAATGGAGATTCAATTGTACATAAATTTCTTTGCTACTCTGTTTGGCATCGTCGGGATGCTCATCAACAATGATTTCAAGGTATGTTTATCTGTTAGTTGATTACTCCCTctctttttgaaatataagttgtttgactttttgacatatACTTCTAAGTTGTTCGACtgcatagttaaaattattatttttaaatttattttttttgataaaattatatgattaatattagcattcagaaaaagaaaattataaaaataatgattttagctacgcggtcaaaagacttagaaatacatgtcaaaaagtcaaacgacctagATTTCAAAACAGAGAAAATACTACTTTGTTTGGTTTGTGATCAGGAATTAAAATCGccaatttaatcaattttttcaGGTAATACCAAGGGAAGCAAGAAACTTTGATCTAGGAGAAACCAAGTACTACACAATAATAGTTTGTACTGCAATGCTGTCACAGTTTTTCGCGATAGGTGCAGGAGGGGTAATATTTTGTGCCTCGTCTTTGTTATCTGGCGTAATCATATCAGTTTTACTTCCAGTAACAGAAGTTTTAGCTATTCTTCTGTACAAAGAGAAGTTTCAAGCAGAGAAAGGAGTTGCTCTTGTTCTTTCTCTCTGGGGATTTGTTTCTTATTTTTACGGAGAAATGAAACACGCCCAAAACACAAAAGAGAATACTAGCCCAGCTGAAATGGAAGTGCCACTGAATCATGGCTAAATAAGCATATTAGTTTAACTCGCATGTATATAAAACAGGGCTTGTTCTGTTTGCCCTCCTGCTTTATAGGTAAATTATGTTAATTTTAAGATCAGTGGCCAACTAAATATGTTTATGTCACATACAGTGAACGCAAACTGATACAAATTGTGCAGCATGTCTAAGTGTGATGTGAGATTCAACTAAGAAGGTGAATAAATATTAGAGAATTCAAGTCAAATATTGCAGGCGTTTTTGTTGGATGTTCAGTTTCGTCTTTGATTTCTTTAAATTATTGCGGATTCTCT
This genomic window contains:
- the LOC108226995 gene encoding purine permease 1-like, encoding MVDMESDSQVSPLQRPSAKKALLILSFVGLFIGNCGLPLITRLYFIHGGNRVWLSSCLLSAGWPFILVIMIAAFYHHRVIRGDSSAKLFNMKPRLVLFSAVLGALTGVGNYLYAYGISKLPVSTSVLVIASQLAFTAGFAYLLVKQKFSPFSVNAIVLLTIGSSVLALHTNSDRPEGESNKEYVLGFVMTLAASAVWGFILPLTEYTYQKAKQIIDFPLVMEIQLYINFFATLFGIVGMLINNDFKVIPREARNFDLGETKYYTIIVCTAMLSQFFAIGAGGVIFCASSLLSGVIISVLLPVTEVLAILLYKEKFQAEKGVALVLSLWGFVSYFYGEMKHAQNTKENTSPAEMEVPLNHG
- the LOC108225054 gene encoding purine permease 3, whose translation is MVNMESNTHVSPHKSPLLLVLNCILLSVGSCGCPLLMRLYFIHGGKRIWLSTCLLTAGWPIILAVIVFTFYHRRATTGNSTAKMFNIRPRLIVASAVVGVLIGLDNYLYSYGVAKLPVSTAALVVASQLAFTAGFAYLLVKQKFSSFSINAVVLLTIGSGVLALHTNSDRPEGESKREYVLGFVMTLGAAALWGFILPLIELMYQKAKQVIDYPLVMEIQLVMCFFATLVGIVGMLINNDFKAIPREARNFDLGEANYYIILVCIVISSQFFNLGAGGVIFCSSSLLSGIVVAVLLPVTEVLAVLFFGEKFQAEKGVALVLSLWGFVSYFYGEIKHSKKSEKNSPAETELPINQTSVK